Sequence from the Rhodococcus jostii RHA1 genome:
CGGTCGGGACCGAGAGCGACGATCGCCTGAAGGAATCCGTTCAGCGGGCGGCCGACGCGGGCATCTCCATCCTCGAGGTTCCCCGGAGCGATCTGGACCGGCTCAGCGCCAACGGCATGCATCAGGGCATCGCGTTGCAGGTGCCGCCGTACCGCTACGCGCACCCCGACGACCTGATCGCGGAAGCGCGCAAGCACCAGGAGGCGCCGCTACTCGTGGCCCTCGACAACATCACCGATCCCCGCAACCTCGGTGCCGTCGTGCGGTCGGTGGCCGCGTTCGGCGGTCACGGTGTGGTGATCCCGGAGCGCCGCAGTGCGTCGGTCACCGCGGTCGCGTGGCGGACGAGTGCCGGCGCGGCAGCCCGCCTGCCGATCGCCCGCGCTACCAATCTCACTCGCACGCTGAAGGATTGGGCGTCCAAGGGCGTTCAGGTGGTCGGTCTCGATGCGGGTGGCGACACCACACTCGACGAGTTCGACGGCAGCGGCCCCGTGGTGGTCGTGGTCGGCTCCGAGGGCAAGGGACTGTCGCGTCTCGTCCGCGAGAACTGCGACGCCATCCTCAGCATCCCGATGGCAGGCCCCGTCGAATCGCTCAACGCGTCCGTCGCCGCGGGTGTCGTGCTTGCCGACATCGCTCGCCGTCGCCGCGGCTAGGCTGCGGATCCGCGAACAGCAGGGCGTCCTCGGGGCCGCTTGGCCCGCACAGCCGGTAGTGATCCGAGGGCGTCGCTGTCAACGCTGTCGGCACCTACCGTAGACCTACAGTGTTGACAGGCTGCTACCAGCGGCGTTCACTGAGATCATCAGTGGCCGCGAGGTTGGAGGCCGGTCATGGCAATCACCGATATCAAGGAATACGCGCACCTCACCCAGCAGGACGTCGAGGCGCTCGGATTCGAACTCGACGCACTTCGCCGCGACGTCGCGGAGTCCCTCGGGGAGAAGGACGCGACGTACATCCGCCGCACCATCGCGTTCCAGCGCGTGCTCGACGGACATCCACGGCAGCCGGACGACCACGGGCGTGGTTCTCGGTACGACCGCACTGGGTGCGGCCAAGAGCATCGAGAACATGGAGATCAGCCACAACGTCTCGCACGGCCAGTGGGACTGGATGAACGATCCCGAGATCCACTCGAGTACCTGGGAGTGGGATCAGGTAGGGCCGTCGTCGCAGTGGAAGTATGCGCACAACTTCCGTCACCACAAGTACACCAACGTGCTCGGAATGGACGAGGACGTCGGGTTCGGCGTCATGCGGGTCACTCGTGATCAGGAATGGCGTCCGATCCACCTGCTGCAGCCGATTCAAAATCTGCTGCTCGCGGCGTCGTTCGAATGGGGCATCGCGCTCCACGATCTGCTTCCGCCCAGTGCCGAAGACAAGGCGAGTCGGCGTCTGCGTCCACCGGTGCGAGATCTGCTCGGCAAGATCGCGCGGCAGATGGGCAAGGACTACGTGCTGTTCCCCGTTCTCAGTGGGCGGCGGTGGCGGCGAACGCTGAAGGCGAATCTCGTCGCCAACCTCCTGCGGAACGTGTGGTCGTACGTCGTGATCTTCTGCGGGCACTTCCCCGACGGAGCGGAGAAGTTCACGCTCGCGGAGCTCGAGCACGAAAACCGGGCCGAGTGGTATCTCCGCCAGATGCTCGGCACCGCGAACTTCCGGGCCGGCGCCGTCATGGCCTTCATGAGCGGCAACCTGTGCTATCAGATCGAGCACCACC
This genomic interval carries:
- the rlmB gene encoding 23S rRNA (guanosine(2251)-2'-O)-methyltransferase RlmB, with protein sequence MAGNSSRRGAIRKTGTKKGQVAGSGGQRRKGLEGRGATPPAEARTKHPAAKRAARAAREADKQPGRGRQTAGRKVLDGPENVLGRNPVVECLRAGVPATALYVAVGTESDDRLKESVQRAADAGISILEVPRSDLDRLSANGMHQGIALQVPPYRYAHPDDLIAEARKHQEAPLLVALDNITDPRNLGAVVRSVAAFGGHGVVIPERRSASVTAVAWRTSAGAAARLPIARATNLTRTLKDWASKGVQVVGLDAGGDTTLDEFDGSGPVVVVVGSEGKGLSRLVRENCDAILSIPMAGPVESLNASVAAGVVLADIARRRRG